The Humulus lupulus chromosome 4, drHumLupu1.1, whole genome shotgun sequence genome has a window encoding:
- the LOC133832523 gene encoding large ribosomal subunit protein eL21x/eL21w-like: protein MGNRVCPLCEVSLTAPFTRVCPNKFYHGRTGRVWNITKRAIGEEVNKQVGNRIIKKRIHVRVEHVQPSRCTEEFRNRKLRNDKLKAEAKLKGEAISTKRQREGPKPGFMKYSKSPRFSVYERQKQEAFSSFMHYKSYLSRKAHNLTTPGLHGSSPH, encoded by the exons ATGGGCAACCGAGTCTGTCCATTATGTGAAGTAAG TTTAACGGCGCCATTCACAAGGGTATGCCCCAACAAGTTCTACCATGGCCGAACTGGGCGTGTCTGGAACATCACCAAGCGCGCTATTGGCGAGGAGGTTAACAAGCAG GTTGGGAACCGAATCATTAAGAAGAGGATTCATGTTCGTGTGGAGCATGTCCAGCCCTCTAGATGCACTGAGGAGTTCAGAAACAGAAAGTTAAGGAATGATAAGCTCAAGGCTGAGGCGAAGTTGAAGGGTGAGGCCATCAGCACCAAGAGGCAGCGAGAGGGTCCCAAGCCAGGTTTCATG AAATATTCCAAGAGTCCAAGATTTTCGGTTTATGAAAGACAAAAGCAAGAGGCATTCTCATCTTTCATGCACTACAAATCTTATCTTTCACGCAAGGCACATAACCTCACGACACCAGGTCTTCATGGCAGCTCACCTCACTAG